Proteins encoded together in one Janthinobacterium tructae window:
- a CDS encoding 3'-5' exonuclease: MDTAAAPPLPPYQGIALEHVKLVRTSDDAKAAMAALLAADAIGFDTESKPTFVKGESSTGPHLIQLATDDIAYLFQVGSTPAPALAELKAILESTTTLKVGFGLSDDVKRLRNKLGIVPVQVLDLSVALRGGQRNDLGAKTAVAKFFGLHLQKSKKISTTNWATSRLTEKQILYAADDAQVALRVYRRWIADGGKVTPQKALRASTPPVPPPIAA, translated from the coding sequence ATGGACACAGCTGCCGCACCGCCACTGCCCCCGTATCAAGGCATTGCACTCGAGCACGTCAAGCTGGTACGCACCAGTGACGATGCAAAAGCGGCCATGGCCGCCCTGCTGGCCGCGGACGCCATCGGCTTCGATACGGAATCGAAGCCGACGTTTGTCAAGGGCGAGTCCTCCACGGGGCCGCACCTGATCCAGCTGGCCACCGACGACATCGCCTACCTGTTCCAGGTGGGCAGCACGCCTGCGCCGGCCCTGGCCGAACTGAAAGCCATCCTCGAATCGACCACCACCCTGAAGGTGGGCTTTGGCCTGTCCGACGACGTCAAGCGCCTGCGCAACAAACTGGGCATTGTTCCCGTTCAGGTGCTCGACCTGTCCGTCGCCCTGCGCGGCGGCCAGCGCAACGACCTGGGCGCCAAGACAGCCGTGGCCAAGTTCTTCGGCCTGCATCTGCAGAAATCGAAAAAAATCTCCACCACCAACTGGGCCACCTCGCGCCTGACGGAAAAGCAGATCCTGTACGCGGCCGACGATGCGCAAGTGGCCCTGCGCGTGTACCGCCGCTGGATCGCCGACGGCGGTAAAGTGACGCCGCAAAAAGCCCTGCGCGCCAGCACGCCACCTGTCCCGCCGCCTATCGCCGCCTGA
- a CDS encoding ProQ/FINO family protein yields the protein MTSSTPDQQATTPDTPVDAAPAAAPAAAATTPAPAGLTARALLKQFQEQFPPFRDCLPLSIGIDKQILARLPDLDRKLMRTALGIHTGSLRYLRMMEKAKIRYDLDGTAGAEVTQTHRDHATQVLQQRFKKEAERKKAERDAAAAEEADRLRLEKLNQLTAKFSRKG from the coding sequence ATGACCAGCTCCACGCCAGACCAGCAAGCCACCACTCCTGACACGCCAGTCGATGCAGCCCCAGCGGCGGCACCGGCCGCAGCGGCGACCACGCCGGCACCTGCCGGCCTGACCGCGCGCGCGCTGCTGAAGCAGTTCCAGGAGCAATTCCCGCCTTTCCGCGATTGCCTGCCCTTGTCGATCGGTATCGACAAGCAGATCCTGGCGCGCCTGCCGGACCTGGACCGCAAGCTGATGCGCACGGCGCTGGGCATCCACACGGGTTCGCTGCGCTACCTGCGCATGATGGAAAAAGCCAAGATCCGCTACGACCTCGACGGCACTGCCGGCGCGGAAGTGACGCAAACCCACCGCGACCACGCCACGCAAGTATTGCAGCAGCGCTTCAAGAAAGAAGCCGAGCGCAAGAAAGCCGAACGCGACGCGGCGGCGGCCGAAGAAGCGGACCGTTTGCGCCTGGAAAAACTGAATCAGCTGACCGCGAAATTCTCGCGCAAAGGCTGA
- the rpoD gene encoding RNA polymerase sigma factor RpoD has protein sequence MKNTPKTLTLSAKAPRPAAAPLAVPKTTLSYFIDNAQANPEATVTTAPTVVTVVKKSRSRLAAVPPADAAVEAAVSAPAAEAVADVAESAEAVPAKTPSVKIAPGAKAAAAPRKVSESAATNKVVTAARSKVVRAKPEVAPVTIITGAQVVSKTTDADALAAIDTSNYFLPTVKVPGRRGRKPSEFTPENDEVAALNAVERAELKAVSKARDRKAKGGLADALGDPEASAADLERRRKQITGLINMGKERGFLTYAEINDQLPENIIDPEAIEGIIATFNDMGIAVYERAPDAESLLLTDNVATVTSDDEVEAAAATALSTVDSDFGRTTDPVRMYMREMGAVALLTREGEIEIAKRIEGGLKDMIQAISACPTTIGEIVALSQKIARDEIKVDEVVDGFVDLNESNAPAPAAAPAPAAASGDDEEEEEEAEEEDGDANGGAAGFSSEQLAQLKKNALEKFNVISTQYEKMRKAPEGYNSKAYVKAQEAISQELLGIRFTAKVVEKLCDTLRGQMEEVRHIERAVLELCVNKCGMPRAHFIKVFPGNECDLEWVDREVDCKYPYSAILSRNVPAVKELQKKMIDLQARVALPLADLRKINKQMAAGEKRARHAKREMTVANLRLVISIAKKYINRGLQFLDLIQEGNIGLLKAVDKFEYRRGYKFSTYATWWIRQAITRSIADMARTIRVPVHMIETINKMNRISRQIMQETGSEPDLATLAVKMEMPENKVREIMKIAKEPISMETPMGEDGDSQLGDFIEDNTTLAPLDAALHASMRNVIKEVLDSLTPREAKVLRMRYGVEMSNDHTLEEVGKQFDVTRERIRQIEAKAMSKLRQPSRSDKLKTFLTQN, from the coding sequence ATGAAGAATACGCCAAAAACTTTAACGTTGTCCGCCAAGGCGCCACGCCCAGCCGCGGCACCACTTGCCGTACCCAAAACGACTTTATCTTACTTCATCGATAATGCGCAAGCGAATCCGGAAGCGACCGTCACGACGGCACCCACCGTCGTCACCGTGGTGAAGAAAAGCCGCTCGCGCCTGGCCGCCGTGCCACCGGCCGATGCGGCTGTGGAAGCGGCCGTCAGCGCCCCGGCTGCCGAGGCTGTTGCCGACGTGGCCGAGTCCGCCGAAGCCGTACCGGCCAAGACGCCAAGCGTGAAGATCGCCCCCGGCGCCAAGGCCGCGGCCGCGCCGCGCAAGGTCAGCGAAAGCGCCGCCACGAACAAAGTGGTGACGGCAGCCCGTTCGAAAGTCGTGCGCGCCAAGCCTGAAGTGGCGCCCGTGACCATCATCACCGGCGCGCAAGTGGTCAGCAAGACCACTGACGCCGATGCCCTTGCCGCCATCGATACCTCGAATTACTTCTTGCCGACCGTCAAGGTGCCAGGCCGCCGAGGCCGCAAACCAAGTGAATTCACGCCGGAAAACGATGAAGTGGCAGCACTCAACGCCGTCGAGCGCGCCGAATTGAAGGCCGTGTCGAAAGCGCGCGACCGCAAGGCCAAGGGCGGCCTGGCCGATGCACTGGGCGATCCGGAAGCCTCGGCAGCGGACCTGGAACGCCGCCGCAAGCAGATCACGGGCTTGATCAACATGGGCAAGGAACGCGGTTTCCTCACCTATGCCGAGATCAATGACCAATTGCCGGAAAACATCATCGATCCGGAAGCGATCGAAGGCATCATCGCCACCTTCAACGACATGGGCATCGCCGTCTATGAGCGCGCCCCTGACGCGGAAAGCCTGTTGTTGACCGACAACGTCGCCACCGTCACCAGCGACGATGAAGTGGAAGCGGCTGCCGCGACCGCCCTCTCGACGGTCGACTCCGACTTCGGCCGCACCACCGACCCCGTGCGCATGTACATGCGTGAAATGGGCGCCGTGGCGCTGCTGACGCGCGAAGGCGAGATCGAGATCGCCAAGCGCATCGAAGGCGGCCTGAAAGACATGATCCAGGCGATTTCCGCCTGCCCCACCACCATCGGCGAAATCGTTGCGCTGTCGCAAAAAATTGCGCGCGACGAAATCAAGGTCGATGAAGTGGTCGACGGCTTTGTCGACTTGAACGAAAGCAATGCCCCGGCGCCTGCCGCTGCCCCCGCGCCTGCTGCCGCCAGCGGTGACGACGAGGAAGAGGAAGAAGAAGCCGAGGAAGAAGATGGCGACGCGAACGGCGGCGCGGCCGGCTTCTCCAGCGAGCAGCTGGCGCAGCTGAAAAAGAATGCGTTGGAGAAATTCAACGTCATTTCGACGCAGTACGAGAAGATGCGCAAGGCGCCCGAGGGTTATAACTCGAAAGCCTACGTCAAGGCGCAGGAAGCCATTTCGCAGGAATTGCTGGGCATCCGCTTCACGGCCAAGGTCGTCGAAAAGCTGTGCGACACCCTGCGCGGCCAGATGGAAGAAGTGCGCCACATCGAGCGCGCCGTGCTGGAACTGTGCGTGAACAAATGCGGCATGCCGCGCGCCCACTTCATCAAGGTGTTCCCGGGCAATGAATGCGACCTGGAATGGGTCGACCGCGAAGTCGATTGCAAGTATCCGTACAGCGCCATCCTCAGCCGCAACGTGCCTGCCGTCAAGGAACTGCAAAAGAAGATGATCGACCTGCAAGCGCGCGTGGCCTTGCCGCTGGCTGACTTGCGCAAGATCAACAAGCAGATGGCTGCCGGCGAAAAGCGTGCGCGTCACGCGAAACGCGAAATGACGGTCGCCAACTTGCGTCTGGTCATCTCGATCGCCAAGAAATACATCAACCGCGGCTTGCAATTCCTCGATCTGATCCAGGAAGGCAACATCGGCTTGCTGAAGGCGGTCGATAAATTCGAATACCGTCGCGGCTACAAGTTCTCGACCTACGCCACCTGGTGGATACGCCAGGCGATCACGCGTTCGATCGCCGACATGGCCCGCACCATCCGCGTGCCGGTACACATGATCGAAACGATCAACAAGATGAACCGCATCTCGCGCCAGATCATGCAGGAAACGGGCAGCGAACCGGACCTGGCGACCCTGGCCGTCAAGATGGAAATGCCGGAAAACAAGGTGCGCGAGATCATGAAGATCGCGAAAGAGCCGATTTCCATGGAAACGCCGATGGGCGAAGATGGCGATTCGCAACTGGGCGACTTCATCGAAGACAACACCACCCTGGCACCGCTGGACGCCGCGCTGCATGCGTCGATGCGCAATGTGATCAAGGAAGTGCTGGACTCGCTGACGCCGCGCGAAGCGAAAGTGCTGCGCATGCGTTACGGCGTGGAAATGTCGAACGACCACACGCTGGAAGAAGTGGGCAAGCAGTTCGACGTGACGCGCGAGCGCATCCGCCAGATCGAGGCGAAAGCCATGAGCAAGCTGCGCCAGCCTTCGCGTTCGGACAAACTCAAGACTTTCCTCACGCAAAACTAA
- a CDS encoding HAF repeat-containing protein, whose amino-acid sequence MLPRFACFPAPLLGLLLLAAIPTASATTYAERGFGERDGNGSIASDLNPAGLVAGIIMEEEGRRRAVTYQHGRIRELGTLGGNEGFTKAINTHGVVVGSAQTAGGAWHAFRYDAAGGMRDLGTLGGTSSYATAITRDGMIAGYADTSAGDFHAFVTKADHSLQDLGTLGGASSYASGLNTHGVVVGTAQRGDGYRRAFVYRPGTGMQEIGTLPGGRISSATAINDAGLVVGASETEKRRWHAFAWDGKRMLDLGAMIGQGDSYATAVNAAGHVVGSVSIKGFEPMTFVYKEGVMTVRRRDDGLYLTNKITDAGLVVGAIYTGHKFQAFAVPSQAAPAPQRSNPLDWLLITILISASGVVLYKLQRNYRMGLLGARTRFM is encoded by the coding sequence ATGCTGCCACGGTTCGCCTGCTTCCCCGCCCCACTGCTCGGCCTGCTCCTGCTGGCCGCTATCCCCACCGCCAGCGCCACCACCTATGCCGAACGCGGCTTTGGTGAAAGGGATGGCAATGGCAGCATCGCTTCCGACCTGAACCCGGCCGGCCTGGTGGCCGGCATCATCATGGAAGAAGAAGGACGGCGCCGCGCCGTGACCTATCAGCATGGCCGCATCCGCGAACTGGGCACCCTGGGCGGCAATGAAGGCTTTACCAAGGCCATCAATACCCATGGCGTGGTGGTCGGCTCGGCGCAAACGGCCGGTGGCGCCTGGCACGCCTTCCGCTACGACGCGGCAGGCGGCATGCGCGACCTGGGCACTCTGGGCGGCACCAGCAGCTATGCCACGGCCATCACGCGCGACGGCATGATCGCCGGCTATGCCGACACCAGCGCCGGCGATTTCCACGCCTTTGTCACGAAAGCCGACCACAGCCTGCAAGACCTGGGTACCCTGGGCGGCGCCAGCAGCTATGCAAGCGGCCTGAACACACATGGCGTGGTGGTGGGCACGGCGCAGCGCGGCGACGGCTACCGCCGCGCCTTCGTCTACCGCCCCGGCACGGGCATGCAGGAAATCGGCACCCTGCCCGGCGGACGCATCAGTTCAGCCACTGCCATCAATGACGCAGGCCTGGTCGTGGGCGCATCGGAAACGGAGAAGCGCCGCTGGCACGCGTTTGCCTGGGACGGCAAGCGCATGCTCGACCTGGGCGCCATGATAGGCCAGGGCGACAGCTACGCCACGGCAGTCAACGCGGCCGGACACGTCGTCGGCAGCGTCAGCATCAAAGGCTTTGAACCGATGACCTTTGTCTACAAGGAAGGCGTGATGACGGTGCGCCGCCGCGACGACGGCCTGTACCTGACCAACAAGATCACCGATGCGGGCCTGGTGGTCGGCGCCATCTACACGGGGCACAAGTTCCAGGCCTTCGCCGTGCCGTCGCAAGCGGCGCCCGCACCGCAGCGCAGCAATCCATTGGACTGGCTGCTCATCACCATCCTCATCTCCGCCAGCGGCGTGGTGCTGTACAAATTGCAGCGCAACTATCGCATGGGCCTGCTGGGCGCGCGCACGCGTTTCATGTAA